A region from the Triticum urartu cultivar G1812 chromosome 1, Tu2.1, whole genome shotgun sequence genome encodes:
- the LOC125539088 gene encoding uncharacterized protein LOC125539088 codes for MHQHLIRQFYTIRQTTSVVDYIERFESIMNHLASYSDNTHPYFYLTRFVEGLRADIRAVVLVQRPPDLDTACSLALLQEEVAGCAYSTAPPMPSPRAVDTGPRPGGALPLPPPPPRPTPAPATSAVVDRRGLDGARTDSSKVKALCEFRRARGLCFKCGERWGHDHTCPTTVQLHVVEELLELFGIDPVLDHEQTQPVETAMAISKHALTGDTSPKAFQVHAWLQGHEILMLVVSGSSTSFVDAQLAARLEGVVPLARAGHVKVAGGGELQCRASIPQCKWFSQGHEFVTDMKVLELGTYDAILGMDWLEQNSLMTVDWKGKHIAIPSPGGVVHIHGHPSTSSCPVINSMQLGSLCRQGAVSHMVQLYQVTLGDGEAQEATPECIQAILEQYPDVFQEPEGLPPRRNCDHHIPLVPGAQPVNFRPYRHKPEHKTEIEEQVAELLKQGVIRRSASPFASPVILVKKKDGTWRLCVDYRHLNAMTTVPKFPVPIIEELLDELHGAVWFSKLDL; via the coding sequence ATGCATCAGCATCTGATCCGTCAGTTCTATACAATTCGACAGACCACTTCGGTTGTAGATTATATTGAGCGTTTTGAATCAATAATGAATCATTTGGCCTCATACTCTGACAACACTCACCCGTATTTTTACTTGACTCGTTTTGTCGAGGGTCTTCGGGCGGACATCCGTGCTGTGGTTCTGGTGCAGAGACCACCGGATCTGGATACGGCGTGTTCGCTTGCCTTGCTCCAGGAGGAAGTCGCGGGATGCGCCTACTCGACAGCACCACCGATGCCATCACCACGTGCGGTGGACACGGGACCGCGACCAGGAGGAGCGCTTCCTCTACCACCTCCTCCACCGCGCCCGACGCCTGCTCCAGCAACATCCGCTGTTGTCGATCGTCGTGGACTCGACGGCGCCCGCACGGACAGCTCCAAGGTCAAGGCGCTATGTGAGTTTCGACGTGCTCGAGGGCTCTGCTTCAAATGCGGTGAGCGCTGGGGCCATGATCATACATGCCCCACCACCGTACAACTCCACGTGGTCGAGGAACTTCTAGAACTCTTCGGCATCGATCCTGTTCTTGATCATGAGCAAACGCAGCCGGTGGAGACTGCTATGGCCATTTCCAAGCATGCCCTGACAGGTGACACATCGCCAAAGGCATTCCAAGTTCACGCATGGCTCCAGGGGCACGAAATACTCATGCTGGTTGTCTCCGGCAGCTCCACATCATTTGTAGATGCTCAATTGGCTGCCAGATTGGAAGGAGTGGTTCCATTGGCTCGTGCAGGGCATGTCAAAGTGGCAGGCGGAGGGGAACTTCAATGCCGAGCTTCCATTCCTCAGTGCAAGTGGTTTTCGCAAGGACATGAGTTTGTGACTGATATGAAGGTTCTGGAATTGGGTACTTATGATGCCATCCTTGGAATGGACTGGTTGGAGCAGAACAGCCTGATGACGGTCGACTGGAAGGGCAAGCACATTGCTATTCCATCACCTGGTGGGGTAGTGCATATCCACGGCCATCCATCAACTTCTTCATGTCCGGTTATCAACAGTATGCAGCTAGGCAGCTTGTGTCGCCAAGGGGCTGTCTCACACATGGTTCAGTTGTATCAAGTCACCTTGGGGGACGGAGAAGCACAAGAGGCTACCCCCGAATGCATTCAGGCGATACTGGAGCAATACCCTGATGTTTTTCAAGAACCAGAAGGGCTTCCCCCTCGGCGTAACTGTGACCATCACATACCACTGGTGCCGGGGGCACAGCCAGTGAACTTTCGTCCATACCGGCACAAACCTGAGCATAAGACAGAGATTGAGGAACAAGTGGCAGAACTACTCAAACAGGGTGTCATCAGACGCAGTGCTAGCCCGTTTGCATCCCCGGTGATTTTAGTAAAGAAGAAGGACGGCACATGGCGCCTCTGCGTAGATTATCGCCATCTCAATGCTATGACCACAGTGCCCAAATTTCCAGTACCAATAATTGAGGAGCTGCTTGACGAACT